The following proteins come from a genomic window of Emys orbicularis isolate rEmyOrb1 chromosome 9, rEmyOrb1.hap1, whole genome shotgun sequence:
- the SNX12 gene encoding sorting nexin-12 isoform X1 produces MADAAVADTRRLNSKPQDLTDAYGPPSNFLEIDIFNPQTVGVGRARYTSYELRMRTNLPIFKLKESCVRRRYSDFEWLKSELERDSKIVVPPLPGKALKRQLPFRGDEGIFEESFIEERRQGLEQFINKIAGHPLAQNERCLHMFLQEETIDRNYVPGKVRQ; encoded by the exons ATGGCGGACGCGGCGGTGGCCGATACCCGGCGCCTCAACTCGAAGCCGCAGGACCTGACGGACGCGTACGGGCCGCCCAGCAACTTCCTGGAGATCGACATCTTCAACCCGCAGACCGTGGGCGTGGGCCGGGCGCGCTACACCAGCTACGAGCTCCGCATGCGG ACAAACCTCCCTATCTTCAAACTGAAAGAGTCTTGTGTGAGGAGGCGATACAGTGACTTTGAATGGCTGAAGAGTGAGCTGGAGCGAGACAGTAAG ATTGTAGTGCCACCGCTGCCTGGAAAAGCCTTGAAACGACAGCTTCCATTTCGAGGAGATGAGGGGATCTTCGAGGAGTCTTTCAttgaggagaggaggcagggactAGAACAGTTTATTAACAA AATCGCTGGACACCCGCTGGCACAGAACGAGCGCTGCTTACACATGTTCCTGCAAGAGGAAACTATAGATAGGAATTACGTCCCAGGCAAAGTCCGCCAGTAG
- the SNX12 gene encoding sorting nexin-12 isoform X2: MADAAVADTRRLNSKPQDLTDAYGPPSNFLEIDIFNPQTVGVGRARYTSYELRMRTNLPIFKLKESCVRRRYSDFEWLKSELERDSKNRWTPAGTERALLTHVPARGNYR; the protein is encoded by the exons ATGGCGGACGCGGCGGTGGCCGATACCCGGCGCCTCAACTCGAAGCCGCAGGACCTGACGGACGCGTACGGGCCGCCCAGCAACTTCCTGGAGATCGACATCTTCAACCCGCAGACCGTGGGCGTGGGCCGGGCGCGCTACACCAGCTACGAGCTCCGCATGCGG ACAAACCTCCCTATCTTCAAACTGAAAGAGTCTTGTGTGAGGAGGCGATACAGTGACTTTGAATGGCTGAAGAGTGAGCTGGAGCGAGACAGTAAG AATCGCTGGACACCCGCTGGCACAGAACGAGCGCTGCTTACACATGTTCCTGCAAGAGGAAACTATAGATAG
- the LOC135883390 gene encoding putative uncharacterized protein ENSP00000383309, which yields MGPAKFHFVTGSPLGDDLEQRDPNSSRRSMPRELTCPSQAGSKSAAPKVTQSAMSKCGNLPEEESRGKVSLKPPRKSTALPVSSRSYTSTEGQAAIKSLPLAFTTPRASRSLALASFESRRASRELLRAGLPPRSRGIASEGKATRLSLGNSGPSMQKAAATGKTSQGSNVETQPAAQLPASGTVKQSATKLPCSEKCPSSLQPPTKVPGLSSSSRPLLMGSRVSLGPGILCTSKGAGALGTKLPTYPGTRLRLMKPRPSSMQHINGTLQPACTLPTGHPGARSSPQDKETESVTKPGCNKLPVRRAATAAIPARAPHSRLRPTGRTTASPKRLPSPKRARLGKDTNSAAAAQALEPSGGEGLSVDTEDKPVLAVGQDCTSAGGMAQPQTGGNSPAPLSFLPDSALESGGAAPSMQLPDQLLSQELQRVRSELQRVKNELAARDAQCEAYRRTISSLEAQLRAGSLSQDCALEGE from the exons ATGGGCCCAGCAAAGTTTCACTTTGTGACAGGTAGTCCCCTAGGAGATGACTTGGAACAGAGGGACCCAAACTCCTCTAGACGTTCAATGCCAAGAGAGCTAACCTGCCCAAGTCAGGCTGGCTCCAAATCTGCAGCACCCAAGGTAACCCAGAGCGCCATGTCCAAGTGCGGGAACCTACCTGAAGAAGAGTCCCGTGGCAAGGTCAGTCTCAAACCGCCTCGGAAGAGTACTGCGTTGCCTGTCTCTTCCAGAAGCTATACCAGTACTGAAGGCcaagctgctatcaaatcactGCCCCTGGCCTTTACCACCCCAAGAGCAAGTAGGAGTCTGGCCCTCGCTTCCTTTGAATCTCGGAGAGCTTCTCGGGAGCTGCTGAGAGCAGGCCTGCCTCCGAGGAGCAGAGGCATCGCCTCCGAGGGGAAAGCAACAAGACTGTCTCTGGGTAACTCCGGGCCCAGCATGCAGAAAGCAGCTGCCACTGGAAAAACAAGCCAGGGATCCAACGTGGAGACCCAGCCTGCTGCCCAA CTACCTGCCAGCGGCACTGTGAAGCAGAGTGCTACAAAGCTACCTTGCAGTGAGAAGTGCCCCTCATCCCTCCAGCCTCCTACCAaagtccctggactcagcagcagcagcagaccctTGCTCATGGGATCCCGAGTTTCTCTGGGTCCAGGGATCCTCTGCACGAGCAAAGGGGCTGGAGCTCTGGGAACCAAACTCCCAACTTACCCAG gTACCAGGCTAAGACTAATGAAGCCCAGACCCAGCAGCATGCAGCACATCAATGGGACCCTGCAGCCAGCATGCACTCTTCCCACTGGGCATCCAGGAGCCAGATCCAGCCCCCAGGACAAAGAGACAGAAA GTGTCACCAAACCTGGCTGCAACAAGCTGCCTGTTCGAAGGGCTGCCACCGCTGCGATTCCTGCCAGGGCTCCCCACTCCCGACTGAGACCAACAGGGAGGACAACAGCCTCCCCCAAAAGGCTCCCTTCCCCTAAGCGAGCTCGCCTAGGTAAAG ACactaactcagcagcagctgcccaAGCCCTGGAGCCCAGTGGCGGAGAAGGGCTCTCTGTAGACACTGAGGACAAGCcagtgctggctgtggggcaAGACTGCACCAGTGCAG GTGGAATGGCCCAGCCTCAGACGGGTGGGAATTCCCCAGCTCCTCTCAGTTTCCTCCCTGACTCTGCCCTGGAGAGTGGAGGTGCAGCGCCCTCCATGCAG CTTCCAGATCAGCTGCTCtcgcaggagctgcagagagtgAGGAGTGAGCTGCAGAGAGTGAAGAATGAGCTTG CTGCAAGAGATGCCCAATGTGAAGCCTATCGAAGGACCATCTCCTCCCTGGAGGCTCAGCTGAGGGCAG gctccctCTCACAGGACTGTGCCTTGGAAGGCGAGTGA